A genomic stretch from Dissulfuribacter thermophilus includes:
- a CDS encoding mannose-1-phosphate guanylyltransferase/mannose-6-phosphate isomerase, with the protein MNFAKKTIDIQPVILAGGVGSRLWPLSRALYPKQIMNLTGDKSLFQLTWERCVDTSDGISPWIITGMEHRFLIKEQLEGTISEDPTIIVEPCGKNTAPAVAAAAFYAQKLGRDPVLLVCPSDHVIKRPSVFKQIVQNKALELAQDGLLVTIGIKPTSPETGYGYIKKGRDFKAIEFIEKPDTINAEKMVSSGDYFWNAGIFVMKVSTFLDELKRLSPQVFKEVGQSVERAKKDGAFLYLDEETFTRSPEDSIDYAVMEKTDKVAVVPGDMGWSDVGSWKALWEIGEKDEHGNVIFGDVMENGCKDCYILSTGRLISAIGLEDIIIVETKDAVLVAPKKRAQDVKAIVRDLKDNGRNEAIIHKKVHRPWGTYETVDIAPRFQVKRITVKPGASLSLQMHHHRAEHWIVVKGTAKIQRGNEVILLTENQSTYIPIGEKHRLENPGIIPLELVEVQSGSYLGEDDIVRFDDDYGRT; encoded by the coding sequence ATGAATTTTGCAAAAAAAACAATTGATATTCAACCAGTAATACTTGCAGGAGGAGTGGGGTCAAGGCTTTGGCCCTTATCAAGGGCTCTTTACCCAAAGCAGATAATGAATTTGACTGGTGATAAGAGTCTTTTTCAGCTCACCTGGGAAAGGTGCGTTGACACCTCTGACGGAATTTCTCCCTGGATTATAACAGGAATGGAACATAGATTCCTCATAAAAGAACAACTAGAAGGGACAATCAGTGAAGATCCTACTATAATCGTCGAACCATGTGGGAAAAACACTGCCCCTGCAGTAGCTGCAGCTGCCTTTTATGCCCAAAAACTTGGAAGAGACCCAGTACTCCTCGTATGTCCCTCTGATCACGTCATAAAAAGACCTTCTGTCTTTAAACAAATCGTACAAAACAAGGCCTTGGAGCTTGCTCAAGATGGGCTTTTAGTAACCATAGGCATAAAACCAACATCCCCTGAAACAGGCTATGGCTATATAAAAAAGGGAAGAGATTTTAAGGCAATAGAATTTATTGAAAAGCCAGACACCATAAACGCAGAAAAAATGGTATCTTCTGGAGACTACTTCTGGAACGCTGGAATTTTCGTCATGAAGGTCTCAACATTTTTAGACGAGCTTAAGCGACTTTCACCTCAAGTCTTCAAAGAAGTTGGCCAGTCTGTGGAAAGGGCAAAAAAGGACGGGGCTTTCCTATATCTAGATGAAGAAACCTTCACACGCTCTCCAGAAGATTCGATCGATTATGCTGTCATGGAAAAGACCGACAAAGTGGCTGTTGTGCCAGGAGATATGGGCTGGAGTGATGTAGGATCATGGAAGGCACTTTGGGAGATAGGCGAAAAGGATGAACATGGAAATGTAATCTTTGGTGACGTGATGGAAAATGGGTGCAAGGACTGTTATATTCTCTCTACTGGTAGGCTGATTTCAGCCATTGGACTCGAGGATATAATTATAGTTGAAACCAAAGATGCTGTATTGGTCGCCCCCAAAAAGAGGGCTCAGGACGTAAAGGCCATCGTAAGAGACCTAAAGGACAATGGCCGAAATGAAGCGATTATTCACAAAAAGGTCCATAGGCCATGGGGGACCTATGAGACAGTAGACATTGCGCCAAGATTTCAGGTTAAGAGGATTACTGTTAAGCCTGGGGCATCATTATCACTACAGATGCACCACCACAGGGCAGAACACTGGATTGTAGTCAAGGGAACTGCCAAAATTCAAAGGGGAAATGAAGTAATCCTACTCACAGAAAATCAGTCAACATACATACCAATTGGTGAAAAACACAGATTGGAAAATCCAGGCATTATCCCCCTAGAACTTGTTGAGGTCCAATCTGGTAGTTATTTAGGAGAAGACGACATTGTGCGATTTGATGACGACTATGGACGGACATAA
- a CDS encoding class I SAM-dependent rRNA methyltransferase translates to MDGHKLILKKGRERSVKKRHPWIFSGAIKDLEGGPGLGDTVNVFDSYGNFLAKAFYSPKSEIRARIWTFKDEPIDELFFQRRLECAIKRRKGLIESTNAVRLIYSESDGLPGLIVDQFNDVLVCQFLSAGVEKWKGEIVKALVELVHPKSIFERSDAGPRKKEGLQLKKGLLYGETPPDLIEIHENGARFFVDVKQGQKTGFYLDQRDNRWLLSKFSFEKDVLNCFSYTGGFSVFSLIGGANSITDIEISRNSLDLLKKNLQLNATNVPLPPHEAIKGDAFKILRTFRDSARTFDCIVLDPPKFAESKENVKRACRGYKDINLLAMKLLRPGGILFTFSCSGLIDHDLFQKVIAGAAIDSGRDVRIIKRLQQGPDHPVLMTFPEASYLKGFVLKVE, encoded by the coding sequence ATGGACGGACATAAACTCATACTAAAAAAAGGACGTGAGCGTTCTGTCAAAAAAAGACATCCATGGATCTTTTCCGGGGCAATTAAAGACCTAGAAGGTGGCCCTGGACTTGGTGATACCGTAAATGTGTTTGACTCATATGGAAACTTTTTGGCAAAGGCATTCTATTCCCCCAAGAGCGAAATAAGGGCGAGAATATGGACCTTTAAAGATGAACCAATTGATGAGCTTTTCTTCCAAAGGCGACTTGAATGCGCAATAAAAAGAAGAAAGGGCTTAATTGAGTCAACCAATGCTGTTAGACTTATCTACTCTGAATCTGATGGTCTGCCTGGCCTTATAGTTGACCAGTTTAATGATGTACTGGTCTGTCAATTTTTGAGTGCAGGCGTAGAGAAGTGGAAAGGGGAAATAGTTAAGGCATTAGTGGAGCTTGTCCATCCAAAATCCATTTTTGAACGCTCTGATGCAGGCCCACGCAAAAAGGAAGGCCTCCAGCTAAAAAAAGGATTACTCTATGGCGAGACTCCTCCAGACCTGATAGAAATCCACGAAAATGGCGCACGCTTCTTTGTAGATGTCAAACAAGGGCAAAAGACTGGATTTTACCTGGATCAAAGGGATAATAGATGGCTATTGTCAAAATTCTCCTTTGAGAAGGATGTCCTAAATTGTTTTTCTTACACGGGTGGTTTTTCTGTATTCTCACTTATAGGCGGGGCAAATTCGATTACAGATATTGAGATATCCAGAAACTCCTTGGATCTACTAAAAAAGAATCTTCAATTAAATGCCACTAATGTACCACTTCCTCCTCATGAAGCCATTAAAGGAGATGCGTTTAAGATCCTTAGGACATTCAGGGATAGTGCTAGGACATTTGATTGTATCGTCCTTGATCCCCCAAAATTCGCTGAATCCAAGGAAAATGTAAAGAGGGCATGCCGAGGTTACAAAGATATAAACCTTCTTGCCATGAAACTCTTAAGGCCCGGAGGAATACTTTTTACCTTCTCATGTTCTGGTCTTATAGATCATGATCTTTTTCAAAAGGTTATTGCCGGGGCTGCCATAGATTCAGGTAGAGATGTAAGGATAATCAAACGGCTTCAGCAGGGACCTGATCATCCAGTGCTCATGACTTTCCCTGAGGCATCTTACTTAAAGGGATTTGTTCTCAAGGTTGAATAA
- a CDS encoding nucleoside recognition domain-containing protein encodes MNGIFLFLIVSSTIFAAWTGKMEALTHASFEAAKGAVELAIGLVGVMALWLGLIKVAEEAGLLHSISRRLYPILKRLFPDVPKDHPAMSAMVMNIAANMLGLGNAATPLGIKAMQELEKLNPQKGVATDAMCLFLAINTSNVTLLPLGIIAIRASAGATDPAGVILPTLFATSISTLTAITVASFMRKLKRNVVNTDFSSNNSKSLLLPEADPLPPISSGHKLIVFSVVTVLLALIVHRVIQGPVLPALKEISSFWLIPLLMTGILLLGFSRGIKVYETACEGAKEGFNVAIKIIPFLVMILVAVSMFRSSGAFDVFVATISPLTDLIGFPPEVLPVALIRPLSGSGAFGLASEIIASSPNSFASYLASTLQGSTETTFYVLAVYFGSVGIRKYRYALIPALAADVAGALAALFICKLTY; translated from the coding sequence ATGAATGGGATATTCCTATTCCTTATTGTCTCGTCAACCATCTTTGCGGCGTGGACGGGGAAGATGGAGGCCTTGACTCACGCCTCCTTTGAGGCAGCAAAGGGAGCAGTAGAACTTGCCATAGGCCTTGTTGGCGTCATGGCCTTGTGGCTTGGACTCATTAAGGTAGCAGAAGAGGCTGGACTCTTACATTCCATTTCGAGAAGGCTCTATCCAATTCTCAAAAGACTCTTTCCTGATGTCCCCAAGGACCATCCTGCCATGAGTGCCATGGTCATGAATATTGCGGCAAATATGCTGGGCCTTGGAAATGCAGCCACCCCTCTTGGAATTAAGGCCATGCAGGAACTCGAAAAACTCAATCCCCAAAAAGGGGTAGCAACTGATGCAATGTGCCTTTTTTTGGCTATAAATACCTCAAACGTTACACTCCTCCCATTGGGAATCATAGCAATAAGGGCCTCTGCAGGGGCCACAGATCCAGCAGGCGTTATCCTTCCAACGCTGTTTGCAACTAGTATTTCCACTCTTACCGCCATAACTGTTGCCAGTTTCATGAGAAAATTAAAGAGAAACGTTGTCAACACCGATTTTTCATCAAACAATTCAAAATCCCTTCTCTTGCCTGAAGCGGATCCGCTCCCCCCTATATCTTCTGGCCACAAGTTGATTGTATTCAGTGTTGTTACTGTCTTATTAGCATTAATAGTCCACAGGGTAATACAGGGACCAGTATTGCCGGCCCTAAAAGAGATATCGAGCTTCTGGCTAATACCTCTTCTAATGACAGGTATTTTGCTATTGGGATTTTCCCGTGGGATAAAAGTCTATGAGACCGCATGTGAAGGGGCAAAAGAAGGATTTAATGTGGCAATCAAGATCATCCCATTTCTAGTAATGATCCTGGTTGCCGTATCTATGTTCAGGAGTTCAGGGGCATTTGATGTCTTCGTAGCAACCATATCTCCACTAACAGACCTAATAGGATTTCCTCCTGAGGTACTCCCTGTTGCTCTTATAAGGCCGCTTTCTGGCTCAGGGGCCTTTGGACTCGCAAGCGAAATCATCGCCTCTTCCCCTAATAGCTTTGCGTCTTACCTCGCTTCAACTCTTCAGGGTTCAACAGAGACCACCTTTTATGTGCTCGCAGTCTATTTTGGCTCTGTGGGGATAAGAAAATATAGATATGCCCTGATACCGGCCCTGGCAGCAGACGTTGCTGGTGCCCTTGCCGCATTATTTATTTGCAAATTAACCTACTAG
- the moaA gene encoding GTP 3',8-cyclase MoaA, whose product MKDRYGREIRYLRISVTDRCNLACTYCNPERNFSWIPSNELLTLEEIEFVARAFSRLGLKKIRLTGGEPLLRKGIVDLAKKLYSIQGIEEVCITTNGVLLLDYADSLYDVGVRHINISLDTLRPERFKEVSGKDALHRVLAGIERVIELGFFPIKINTVLIKGINDHELFDFARLTMENVLEWRFIEYMPIGSKCSWQEGEVITTDTAKKRLEEQFGPLEEVFPNGKWHGPAKLFRIKGAKGLIGFISPMSHHFCDTCNRLRLTPDGKLRLCLFSDNEVDLKTKIREGMSIEALSKFLKEVVYDKPLGPVAQNKEPGCERAMRAIGG is encoded by the coding sequence ATGAAAGACAGATACGGTAGAGAGATAAGGTATTTAAGGATTTCCGTTACTGACAGGTGTAATCTTGCTTGCACATATTGTAATCCAGAGAGAAATTTTTCATGGATCCCATCAAATGAGCTTTTGACCTTGGAAGAGATTGAATTTGTTGCCAGGGCCTTTTCTAGATTAGGGTTGAAAAAGATTAGACTTACAGGTGGAGAACCCCTTTTGAGAAAAGGGATAGTGGATCTCGCGAAAAAGCTCTATAGCATTCAAGGTATTGAAGAAGTGTGTATTACTACAAACGGAGTCCTACTTCTTGATTACGCCGATAGTCTATATGATGTAGGGGTACGCCATATAAACATAAGCCTTGATACCCTACGGCCTGAACGGTTCAAAGAGGTCTCTGGTAAGGATGCGCTCCACAGGGTGTTGGCCGGGATTGAACGGGTGATTGAACTTGGTTTTTTCCCCATAAAGATTAATACCGTCCTGATTAAGGGAATAAATGACCATGAACTGTTTGATTTTGCCCGCCTCACCATGGAAAACGTGTTAGAGTGGAGATTTATTGAGTATATGCCTATTGGGTCAAAGTGTTCATGGCAAGAAGGAGAGGTTATAACCACTGATACGGCAAAGAAGCGACTTGAAGAACAGTTTGGCCCTTTAGAAGAGGTGTTTCCCAATGGTAAATGGCATGGGCCTGCCAAGCTTTTTAGAATAAAGGGGGCAAAGGGGCTGATTGGTTTTATTAGCCCTATGAGCCATCATTTCTGTGATACCTGCAATAGACTTCGTCTCACTCCTGACGGAAAGCTGAGATTGTGCCTTTTTTCAGACAATGAGGTTGACCTAAAGACCAAGATCAGAGAGGGGATGAGTATCGAGGCCCTTTCGAAATTTCTTAAAGAGGTGGTCTACGATAAGCCACTCGGTCCTGTTGCTCAAAATAAAGAACCAGGTTGTGAGCGAGCTATGAGGGCAATCGGTGGCTAA
- the murA gene encoding UDP-N-acetylglucosamine 1-carboxyvinyltransferase, which produces MENEYSGLKIRGGNPLEGSLRISGAKNAALPVLCATILSSGKFEVSNCPRLTDVFTLLELLKSLGARWEWDTDGSVLEPPPPLNIDTSHINSFEAPFELVQKMRASFLVLGPLLARFGRAKVPLPGGCEIGARPVNFHLAGLEALGAQWKIESGFVDVSVHKLKGARILLDFPSVTGTENILMAATLAHGKTIIENAAMEPEVVDLGSMLKNMGAKIEGLGTSTIVVEGVKSLRPVPWTIIPDRIEAGTFMMAVGIAGGRLELKNANPAHLDAVISKLAASGLEIHQKKDAIEVRRRTRIKSVDVTTMPYPGFPTDLQAQMTAMMAFSSGLSVITEQIFENRFRHVDELRRLGADIRVEQRSAIIRGKDELTGAPLTATDLRASASLVIAGLGAKGTTTVFDIHHLDRGYEGLDEKLRSVGAEIKRI; this is translated from the coding sequence ATGGAAAATGAATATTCCGGGCTAAAAATAAGAGGAGGAAATCCTCTAGAAGGAAGTCTGAGGATAAGTGGCGCCAAAAATGCCGCTCTTCCAGTACTTTGTGCCACCATTTTGTCTAGTGGAAAATTTGAAGTCAGTAATTGCCCAAGGCTTACTGATGTGTTCACATTGCTGGAACTCCTAAAAAGCCTTGGGGCAAGATGGGAGTGGGATACTGACGGAAGCGTCCTTGAGCCACCACCACCTCTAAATATCGATACGTCACATATCAATTCATTTGAGGCCCCTTTTGAATTAGTCCAAAAGATGCGCGCTTCTTTTTTGGTCCTTGGACCACTTCTTGCTCGTTTTGGTAGGGCAAAGGTGCCGCTTCCTGGAGGCTGTGAGATCGGAGCTCGTCCTGTAAACTTTCACCTTGCTGGCCTTGAGGCCTTGGGGGCTCAATGGAAGATTGAATCAGGTTTTGTGGATGTTAGTGTACATAAGCTCAAGGGTGCGCGAATACTTTTAGACTTTCCCTCTGTTACTGGTACTGAAAATATCCTCATGGCAGCCACTCTGGCTCATGGGAAAACAATTATCGAAAACGCTGCCATGGAGCCAGAGGTAGTAGACCTAGGCTCCATGCTAAAAAATATGGGGGCAAAAATAGAGGGCCTCGGCACATCTACTATAGTGGTGGAAGGAGTTAAAAGTCTTAGGCCTGTACCCTGGACTATCATCCCTGACCGGATAGAGGCTGGCACCTTTATGATGGCAGTAGGGATTGCAGGGGGAAGACTTGAGTTAAAAAATGCAAATCCTGCGCACCTAGATGCCGTAATATCAAAACTGGCGGCCTCGGGGCTGGAAATACACCAGAAGAAGGATGCAATTGAGGTGAGAAGAAGGACACGTATCAAGAGTGTTGATGTCACCACAATGCCCTATCCTGGATTCCCAACTGACCTTCAGGCACAGATGACAGCCATGATGGCCTTTTCTAGCGGACTGAGTGTGATTACAGAACAAATATTTGAGAATAGATTTAGGCACGTAGATGAGCTGAGGCGACTTGGTGCGGATATAAGGGTTGAACAAAGGAGTGCTATAATTCGAGGAAAAGATGAGCTTACAGGTGCCCCGTTGACTGCAACTGATCTTAGGGCCAGTGCCTCGCTTGTGATCGCCGGCTTAGGTGCAAAGGGAACTACAACAGTATTTGATATCCATCATCTGGACAGGGGATATGAAGGACTCGATGAAAAATTAAGGTCAGTGGGGGCTGAAATAAAACGGATATGA
- a CDS encoding protein translocase subunit SecDF, with product MPKSLRWKFVLMIALFALSLILVIPSFYKDTPDWFKKYIYAQGLKLGLDLQGGMHLVLRVDVDQAVRNALNISARDLKESLQRRHINLVQRESKDPDQVVFAVPNKSALEKIKSIVEEEFPNLEVVSTDTTQRFPLVKIRLRKDEADFIREHAVEQSLEIIRNRIDQFGVAEPVIVRQGAQEIVVQLPGIKDPKRAIKLIGQTAQLEFKLVDEDAAVDLGTLIKRAIEDGRLKADYDAKALNQALKGLIPRGDRIYIKKEYDSRTGRTKTAPILLKDKTLMSGDAVKTAHVRIGGTFNEPYVALELTDRGARIFEKITSENVGKRLAIVLDGVVRSAPVIREKIAGGHAQITGSFTHEEAADLAIVLRAGALPAPVEIIQNITVGPSLGRDSIQKGLMAGLIGGALVLIFMIIYYRLSGFIADVAVVLNILFLLAVLSLFHATLTLPGIAGIILTIGMGVDSNVLIFERMREEKALGKPLKAFIDGGYDKAFWTIVDAHVTTLITALALFLFGTGPIKGFAVTLSAGIIINLFTAIFGTRIVYDWMLAKGALKDLTFLQIVKDTSIRFIERRNIAFVISGVLVLAGIIAFVQINRGMANLGVDFSGGSMIQYRSDAPFSLDKIRQALGQSGIEGYTLQEVPKENILIVRVKRSVSTVGDIETRVTEALNKAMPEIHFQMESKTEIGSQVSHELRRKALIAIAISLAGIIGYLAFRFNVSFGVAAAVATFHDVLAVLGIFYILDKEITLLIVTALLTIAGYSLTDTVVVFDRIRENLKRMGKANFAQIINKSVNEMLARTIITSITTLLVVCTLYFFGGVVIHDFALALLLGVIVGTYSSVFVASPIVYIWHKGKAPR from the coding sequence ATGCCAAAGAGCCTGCGTTGGAAATTCGTCCTCATGATAGCACTCTTTGCCTTGTCTTTGATTTTAGTAATACCGTCTTTTTATAAAGATACACCTGATTGGTTCAAAAAATATATCTATGCCCAGGGTCTTAAGCTAGGACTGGATCTCCAGGGGGGTATGCATCTAGTTTTAAGGGTGGATGTAGACCAGGCAGTGAGAAATGCCCTTAATATATCTGCCAGAGACCTCAAGGAATCCCTACAAAGGCGCCATATAAATCTTGTTCAGCGTGAGAGCAAAGACCCAGATCAGGTAGTCTTTGCTGTTCCAAATAAAAGCGCGTTGGAAAAGATTAAGTCCATTGTTGAGGAAGAATTTCCAAATCTTGAAGTCGTCTCTACAGATACCACTCAAAGATTTCCTTTAGTAAAAATAAGACTCCGCAAAGATGAGGCCGACTTTATAAGGGAACACGCAGTAGAACAGTCTCTCGAGATCATAAGAAACAGGATCGATCAGTTCGGAGTTGCTGAACCAGTAATAGTTAGACAGGGGGCCCAGGAGATAGTTGTTCAGCTACCAGGGATCAAGGACCCCAAGAGGGCGATAAAACTCATTGGACAGACCGCGCAGCTCGAATTTAAGTTAGTTGACGAAGATGCTGCTGTCGACCTTGGTACCCTCATTAAGCGTGCCATAGAAGACGGTAGGTTGAAGGCAGATTATGATGCAAAGGCACTTAATCAGGCCCTTAAGGGTCTGATACCCAGGGGGGACAGGATATATATAAAGAAGGAATATGATTCCAGGACCGGACGCACTAAGACTGCGCCGATCCTCCTCAAGGACAAGACTCTCATGAGCGGTGATGCTGTTAAGACAGCTCATGTGAGGATTGGAGGCACATTTAATGAACCCTATGTAGCCCTTGAGTTGACAGACAGGGGGGCGAGGATTTTTGAAAAGATTACTAGCGAAAATGTGGGCAAACGCCTTGCCATAGTGCTTGACGGTGTGGTGCGGTCAGCACCAGTCATTCGAGAGAAGATAGCTGGAGGACATGCTCAGATAACAGGCTCGTTTACCCATGAGGAGGCGGCAGATCTCGCCATAGTGTTGAGGGCAGGAGCGCTTCCCGCACCTGTTGAGATCATCCAAAATATCACAGTAGGGCCGTCTCTTGGGCGCGATTCCATTCAAAAAGGCCTAATGGCAGGCCTTATAGGAGGCGCACTAGTCCTCATATTCATGATAATTTACTATAGGCTCTCTGGGTTCATAGCCGATGTGGCAGTGGTCCTAAACATTTTGTTCCTCCTCGCTGTCTTGAGTCTTTTCCATGCCACTCTCACACTTCCTGGTATAGCAGGTATCATCCTGACTATAGGAATGGGTGTTGACTCAAATGTCCTTATATTTGAGAGAATGCGGGAGGAAAAGGCGCTTGGAAAGCCTTTAAAGGCCTTTATTGACGGGGGGTATGATAAGGCCTTTTGGACAATAGTGGACGCCCACGTAACAACACTTATTACGGCCCTTGCCCTGTTTTTATTCGGTACAGGCCCGATCAAGGGTTTCGCCGTAACCCTTTCTGCAGGTATTATAATAAACCTTTTCACCGCCATATTTGGTACTCGTATTGTCTATGACTGGATGCTTGCAAAGGGTGCTTTAAAGGATCTCACATTCCTCCAGATTGTGAAGGACACATCTATTCGTTTTATAGAGAGAAGGAATATTGCATTTGTCATTTCTGGTGTATTGGTGTTGGCTGGTATCATTGCCTTTGTTCAGATCAATAGGGGGATGGCCAATCTTGGTGTGGATTTCTCAGGTGGAAGTATGATCCAATATAGATCTGATGCACCTTTTTCTCTGGATAAGATCAGGCAGGCCTTGGGGCAATCGGGCATTGAAGGATACACACTTCAGGAAGTCCCCAAGGAGAATATCTTGATTGTTAGGGTAAAGAGATCAGTTTCCACTGTTGGCGATATTGAGACAAGGGTTACTGAGGCCCTAAATAAGGCCATGCCAGAGATTCATTTTCAGATGGAATCCAAGACAGAGATTGGATCGCAGGTTAGCCATGAGTTGAGGCGCAAGGCACTAATTGCAATTGCCATATCTTTGGCTGGTATCATAGGATATCTGGCATTTAGATTTAATGTTAGTTTTGGCGTGGCAGCGGCTGTGGCTACATTTCACGATGTACTGGCGGTCCTTGGTATATTCTACATATTAGACAAAGAGATTACCCTTCTCATTGTAACAGCACTCCTAACCATTGCCGGTTACTCTCTCACCGATACAGTAGTAGTGTTTGATAGGATTAGAGAGAATTTAAAACGAATGGGTAAGGCTAACTTTGCCCAAATAATAAATAAGAGTGTCAATGAGATGTTGGCCCGAACAATAATAACTTCTATTACCACATTGCTTGTAGTCTGTACTCTATACTTCTTTGGCGGGGTAGTAATCCACGACTTCGCCCTGGCCTTGTTACTCGGTGTGATTGTGGGAACCTATTCTTCTGTGTTTGTAGCAAGTCCTATTGTGTACATTTGGCATAAGGGTAAGGCACCCAGATAG